From a single Halorussus limi genomic region:
- a CDS encoding PadR family transcriptional regulator — protein sequence MYDLTGFQRDLLYVIAGLDEPHGLAIKDELESYYEKEIHHGRLYPNLDTLVDKGFVEKGQRDRRTNYYTLTRRGTREIEARREWETQYVDLPQEATA from the coding sequence ATGTACGACCTGACAGGATTCCAAAGGGACTTGCTCTACGTCATCGCGGGACTGGACGAGCCACACGGCCTCGCTATCAAGGACGAACTCGAATCGTACTACGAGAAAGAGATTCACCACGGAAGACTCTACCCGAACCTCGATACGCTCGTGGACAAGGGGTTCGTGGAGAAGGGCCAGCGCGACCGACGGACCAACTACTACACCCTCACCCGCCGGGGGACCCGGGAAATCGAGGCCCGCCGGGAGTGGGAGACTCAGTACGTGGACTTACCGCAGGAAGCGACCGCCTGA